The following is a genomic window from Anticarsia gemmatalis isolate Benzon Research Colony breed Stoneville strain chromosome 22, ilAntGemm2 primary, whole genome shotgun sequence.
GTGGTTGCTAGTCACATATTCGGGTCGGCATTAATCGCTTTAATCGGTCCTGCCGTTCGACGAAACTGACTACTACTCTACTGCGGCGAGAGGTCTAAGGGAAGGTACATATCTGTCGGAAGATGTAAtgcgtaacttaatttgtatgggcttcgcatcgacgcatcatcggttgagtgtgaacggtcgagtggttttctatacatttgtctgttctggcatTGCGCGATAATACACGACGTATGtgccgtcagatatgaaccttcccaaAGCCAGTGGGGGCTATTAAGACAGGCCTTCTGTTAGTGGCGCCATGGAGTTTGTTTGAAGTCAGTTACACAGTAATCGAAATGTGGTGCTGTACGATGCAAATTATGATAGTTGTATGTTTTTAACTCTGAGATATAAACAGTTGACTTTGATttgaagttgttttatttaactacttaCTTATAAGCGAGTCGagcaaattaaaatcattatttaacaGTTCAGAGGAGGACGTTCTTAATTCGACCGAATTTTTTCATCATTAATACTTTCTCCTTTAAATCCTAAACACGACAACATAGAACAACACACTAGTTACTGTTGTTGCCGTAGTATTATTTATAGTCTAGCATTTCAATCGATTTCAAGGAGTTGTATACCACAGCTTTCCCCCAAATTATAAGAGGGAGTATAGAGGAGATATTCGGCATGTTTTGTCGAAAACGTCACTTGCGTAAAAAATTAGGAATAAGAAACCTAGTTCCGCTAAGTTCAATTTGCAACTGCCTCGTAACCTAAATAGAACTCTGTAATAACAACAAAGATAACAATTtcgaataaatttattaaattatattaacaatcTACATGCGTCCCGGTACACTTAGATGTATTCCGTGTACTTGGGCATCTTGTTCTTGAACAGCAGGCCCGAGTCTCCCTCATTGTAGCCAACCTCGTGCTTGAACTGAGGGTGCGCCTGGATTATCTGAAATTATACATCTTATTTTGTATCAAGCATTCAATGAatggaacaaaaatataaaggaTCTAGCTATCTTTATACATAGCAGTATATTGTCacattgatgattgatgattaaacCACTTCCAGgttatttaattagatttttaattgaCCTACCTATAACTAATCTATTTGTAGCATCATAAAATATCCTAAATTTCCCAATCATGTTGATTCCATTTATGTTGGTATTTGGATCATGACGATGGACCAATTTAtgttcaattattattgttgattcTTTCATTATTTGAAACGTGATGGTTCTCAGGTCACATATAAATCCAGATCGATCCAGATTCCAgatgataatttaaaatgtttagctCTGATATTTTGCTCATGTTTGTTTCTTAAAAGTGACATGCTTTGAAGTCAGTCTTTTTGTaagaattatgaataaataataatgtaaagctAGTATATTTACCTTTTCCCTTTCATAAGCGTCATCAGCACTAGTAATGAGCTCTGGCACGTCGAGCTGCGGTATTCCGAACAGGTTCATGAGGACGTACTTCTGGTTGGTGTAGAGCATGCGCTGGTCGGCCCACTCCATCTCCCGCGGCAGGCGCCAGTCCTTCATCTTGGGCTCCTCGCGCTCTGTGTACTGGTCGAAGTTCAGACGCTCTATGTCTTCCACCACCTGGGAAATAGTATGATATTAGATTATATTGTCATTTATTGATTTAGTGTGTGATTCCagagtgattttttttaattaatttagtttaattttgaattaggtcattttatttttgtttcttgacCACATCTTTGGAAACAGTCTTATTTCCGTGTGTAAGTAGAGAATTATGTGACAATAAGTCAATAGAAATTCGGACCAGTAATCGCAATCGAGACCTCACAACCATCAGTCTCATCTACCtctaatctaaataaaataaaatacacaacactcgaaattttcaaagaaaattatcaATGCTACctcagtatttttaaaaaattaaagggCATATTTGTGATGACaattaaaattcagttttatttcaatttatcaGAGTGAGAGACCTGTGAACTGCATTGCGTGGCATTTCAGAGCATTCAACAACTCTATGACATTAAGAACTCTCTAATACTGACCACTTCCacctcgccgccgccgctccAGTCGTACACCAGCAGCTCGGCGTGCGAGGCGATGTCACGCAGGTACTTGGTCTTGTACTGGCGCTCCATCTCCGTCAGGAAGTTCTTGGTGAGCGCGCGCCCAGACTGCTCGTGTTCCAGGTTGCGCTTCTTGATGGCCTCTTGCACCTGaacataggtacattattatttacttactgcaCGCTAATACCTTAACGCTATacttccaaaaatatttaaacacaaaatttaaGCCATGTTAGCCGAGTTGTTTCAAGTTtctatcaaatataataatatgaatcatGTTTACTCCTCTTAGGATAATGTTTTTAAGTCCATTACCTCATGATATCACTTTAGCCACTTCAGTGTTTTAGTTCAGAGACTAAGATTTTTATGGGCTATGTACAAATAGCAATGTATTGGGTTAAAACCTTTATCAAATGTTAGTCAGAGGCCTAAAACAGACcaagtaggtaatttattgtAGGGTAAATAAAAAGGTCAAAGACCATGAACATTCGTATCAGAGCACTAGCAGTAGTtctgtaattgttatttatatatgtactcTAAACTGGTACCCACCTTATCAACCTTCATGTCCAAATAGATGACCAAGTGTGGGCGCATTAGCTCCTCAATAGTATTAGCCCTCAGCTCGTAGTACACTCCACGAGCAGCCCGGCTGATGAACTTCTGAGAGTACATGGCCTCCAGGAACACAAAGTCAGAGTACGGAGACCTCTCCAGCACCACACCTTGGCCAGTGTTCAACAGATGGGTCAGTGCATCAATGTACTGACTGAACCTAGCTACATACATCATGATCTGGTAGTTAGCAGCCAGGCGGTGGTTCGGCGTCAAGTTAAAGTTAACGTGGTCGAAAGTCCTGGTGTCCTCAGGAACATCCTTGTCGAACATTCTCAAATCGCAGCCATTTGGCCTTATGTAGTGAATGTCCATGTTAGCTTCAGGAAAATGCTTCATGCCCAAGTCTTCGGCCAGGGCGGCGGCGAAGGCAGTCTTGCCGACCGCCACCGGCCCCTCAACGACGACCACCTTCGTGTTGTCATCGAACCTATGGGTCGTGCGATCGAAAAGACTTCTCAAATAGGTGTAATCTTTATTTACATAGTCGAACGGCGCTGGCTTAGGAGGACGAGGTGGTAACGACTCCCTGAGGGTGCGCCCGGAGATGCCACGGTTCTGCACAAATGTGCAAGCGGCTATTTTACAACCTTGGCTCGGGCTGAGCACCTTTACTACGGCAATTTTCATCAAAGTAGACATGATGATTTGAGGTATCTCCTGTATTCCGATACCTAGGAAATAAGTATTGTGTTAAGTTCTGACATGCTATGGTATGTTCTACAGCGTTTATTTGCAGATTTCTTACCTCAAATCaattcataataacaaaaaattcGTCTCGTGAAGTTGTGACATAACCATTCACAAAAGGTGCGTTcaaattgttgtaataaaaatgtttattttttaaaatttatattgttgGAAAAGAGGCCTTACCATTAATCGTTCtgcaaaattaattagaaaagttatactactttaaaatatttatgaatttgtaaaatatacctatattttgttaatgtaagATTCTTGTTATTTTTCCAGTTACTTTCAGAACGCATTTTTATAGGCATGGGGGgggaaaaataaaactatcCCATTATTCGACTAAACTATGACAGCTGATAACCTTTACAAGTTTGCAACAAAAAATACTCATTATACAAagataatttacatttaaacgctacatttcattttattcagtGATCATGCTCGTGAATTAATTAAGTCTATTCTTGATTAAGTAGTAGTagatacaaaattattacagaaacatcttttagataggtaggtactaaaataATAGCATTTGTATAGTACTTTTATTATCTGTGATCACCACCTGTTTATTGACATTAATTTGACAGCCAAATTCTTTCTAATCTGTGCTGTGGCGTAAAAGCCATGTGAGAATTTAGTTTACAACAAAAATCTCAAAATAATCACCACAAATAATACTATAAACATGACTGACCAAGCCGCGACTACGATGGAGACAGAAAATATCAATATCGATGACTTTTTACCCGCCAAGAAGACAGTGaaactcaaaaatattaaacgaaGAGCGGTCTCCGAATCTGGCGATGGCATGGAAGTTGAGGAACACAATGGTATTCAAGGAAAGGCCAAACACAGTCGGTCGAAGCCGAAGAGATCTAAAAAGAATACAGAAGCCAATGAAACTAAGGAAAATATGAGAAAAATAGCAGTTCCAGCTCATAGGTAATTATAACCTTAAAATTctgtttatgtatatatttgtaaaCATAATGTTCTTTTGTTAGTTTCCTTTAAATTGCGTATAGGAGCATATCTATACTAGCTAACTTATACAATGATTCTTTACTGctcaatttaaacaaattttattttgcataaatatatttctattttaattacagATACACACCACTGAAGGAGAGCTGGTTGAAGATTTTCACACCGATCGTTGAACATTTACTGCTACAAGTAAGATTTAACACAAAAACACGCAATGTTGAGATCAAAGTAGGACCTGAGACTAAGGACATTGCTAACTTACAGAAAGCTGCTGATTTTGTTaaggtaaatataattattaatgtaacttattaaatatgtataatagttacaaagtctccaacctgcacttggccaatgtggactcaaggcctatcccTCCATAATGGGGAATAGACTCTTGCCCCGCTGTGGAATCATGGGTTAAAAAGAAGTTATGATGAAGCATTTCAACATAAACaaatggtttgtttgttttacacaGTCAATATAGCCTAAAGTCAATATAGTTAAAGTCATAAACCAAATTTATTTAGATGACTatctccaaatattttaattttctgtttattactttaaaaaaataatcattttgcATTTGCAAGTGTGTAGTTGCAGACAGTAAGTGTTctgtaataagtattttaatattcatgttcAATTTTCAGGCTTTCATATATGGCTTTGAAGTAGATGATGCTCTGGCGTTACTTCGGTTAGATGACCTGTTTGTCGAGTCATTTGAAGTTAAAGATGTCAAAACACTTCAAGGAGACCACTTGA
Proteins encoded in this region:
- the ND-42 gene encoding NADH dehydrogenase (ubiquinone) subunit ND-42 encodes the protein MSTLMKIAVVKVLSPSQGCKIAACTFVQNRGISGRTLRESLPPRPPKPAPFDYVNKDYTYLRSLFDRTTHRFDDNTKVVVVEGPVAVGKTAFAAALAEDLGMKHFPEANMDIHYIRPNGCDLRMFDKDVPEDTRTFDHVNFNLTPNHRLAANYQIMMYVARFSQYIDALTHLLNTGQGVVLERSPYSDFVFLEAMYSQKFISRAARGVYYELRANTIEELMRPHLVIYLDMKVDKVQEAIKKRNLEHEQSGRALTKNFLTEMERQYKTKYLRDIASHAELLVYDWSGGGEVEVVVEDIERLNFDQYTEREEPKMKDWRLPREMEWADQRMLYTNQKYVLMNLFGIPQLDVPELITSADDAYEREKIIQAHPQFKHEVGYNEGDSGLLFKNKMPKYTEYI
- the l(1)G0004 gene encoding RNA-binding protein pno1, with protein sequence MTDQAATTMETENINIDDFLPAKKTVKLKNIKRRAVSESGDGMEVEEHNGIQGKAKHSRSKPKRSKKNTEANETKENMRKIAVPAHRYTPLKESWLKIFTPIVEHLLLQVRFNTKTRNVEIKVGPETKDIANLQKAADFVKAFIYGFEVDDALALLRLDDLFVESFEVKDVKTLQGDHLSRAIGRLAGKAGRTKFTIENVTKTRIVLADSKIHILGSYQNIALARRAICNLIMGSPPSKVYGNLRNVANRVAERF